CATGCAGCAGGGTCACCAGTACGCGGCAGCCTGACGCGCCGATCGGATGGCCGATGGCAATGGCGCCGCCATTGACGTTGACTTTGTCGGCGTCCCATTCCAGCTCTTTGCCTACCGCCAACGATTGCGCGGCGAAGGCTTCGTTGGCTTCGATCAGGTCCAGGTCGCCCAGGCTCCAGCCGGCCTTGTCCAGGCAGCGGCGGGTGGCCGATACCGGGCCGATGCCCATGATGGCTGGATCGACGCCGGCATTCGCGTAGCTGGCGATACGCGCCAGAACCGGCAGGCCGAGGGCCTTGGCCTTGTCGGCGCTCATCAGCAGCACGGCAGCAGCGCCGTCGTTGAGGCTGGAGGCGTTGCCGGCGGTGACGCTGCCGTCTTTCTTGAACGCGGGCTTGAGCTTGGCCAGGGACTCGGCGGTGGTGCCGGCGCGCGGCTGTTCGTCCACGGCGAAGGCCACCGGCTCGCCTTTGCGCTGGGGAATCAGGATTGGTGTGATTTCATCGACAAACCGACCCGCTTCAATCGCGGCAGCGGCTTTCTGCTGGGAAGCAGCGGCGAACGCGTCCTGGGCTTCACGGCTGATGTCGTACTTGTCCACCAGGTTCTCGGCGGTGATGCCCATGTGATAGTCGTTGAACGCATCCCACAGGCCGTCGGTGATCATGCTGTCGATCATCTTGGCGTGGCCCATACGCAAACCGGTGCGCGCAGCAGGCAATACGTACGGCGCCAGGCTCATATTCTCCATGCCGCCAGCAATGATGACTTCGGCGTCGCCGCAACGAATCGCCTGGGCGCCCAGGTGCAGGGCCTTGAGGCCCGACCCGCAGACCTTGTTCAGGGTCAGCGCTGGTACTGCGTGGGGCAGACCGGCGAGGATCGACGCCTGGCGCGCTGGGTTCTGACCGCTGCCGGCGGTGAGGACCTGGCCCAGGATCACTTCGTCCACTTGCGCCGGGTCCAGGCCGGTCTGCTCCAGCAGGCGACGGATCACGGCGGCGCCCAGTTCCGGTGCCGGGATACTGGCCAGCGAACCTTGAAAGCTGCCCACGGCGGTGCGGGTGGCAGCAACAATCACGACGTCTTGCATGGAATCTGTCCTCACTGGAAGTGCATTTCTGGAACGTGGTCCGGGACGATCAGTTTACCGGCGGTCTTGCTCACAATCTCTTCAACGCTGACGCCAGGTGCGCGTTCCTTGAGGACAAAAGCGCCATTTTCGATTTCCAGGTAAGCCAGGTCTGTCAATACGCGCTTGATGCACTTGGCGCCGGTCAGCGGCAGGCTGCATTGGCTGAGCAACTTGGACTCACCGTCCTTGGACGCGTGGGTCATGATCACGATGATGTTTTCCGCACCGGCCACCAGGTCCATGGCGCCGCCCATGCCCTTGACCAATTTGCCGGGGATCATCCACGACGCGATGTTGCCGTGTACGTCCACTTCAAACGCGCCGAGCACGGTGAGGTCGACGTGGCCGCCGCGGATCATCGCGAAGGACTCGGCAGAGGAGAAGATCGAAGCGCCGATGCGAGCCGTCACCGTTTGCTTGCCGGCGTTGATCATGTCGGCATCGATGGTTTCTTCAGTAGGAAACGGACCCATGCCGAGCAGGCCGTTTTCCGATTGCAGCATTACTTCCATACCTTCGGGGATGTAGTTGGCCACCAGGGTTGGAATGCCGATGCCGAGGTTCACATAGAAACCGTCCTGCATTTCGCGGGCGACGCGTTGAGCCATTTGTTCGCGAGTAAGAGCCATGTTTTGTCTCCTTATTATTTGGGCTGGCGGATTATTTGCGGACAGTGCGCTGTTCGATGCGCTTCTCGAAGGTGCCGCAGATGATCCGGTCGACGTAGATGCCAGGAGTGTGGATCTGCGCCGGGTCCAGCTCGCCCGGTTCGACGATTTCCTCAACTTCGACCACGGTGATCTTGCCGGCGGTGGCGGCCAGCGGGTTGAAGTTCTGTGCGGTGTGGCGATAGATGACGTTGCCGAAGTGGTCGGCTTTCCAACCTTTGACGATGGCGAAGTCGCCGGTGATGGACTCTTCCATCAGGTACGGGCGACCGTTGAACTCACGGGTTTCCTTGCCTTCTGCGACGGGCGTGCCGACGCCGGTGGCGGTGAAGAAAGCCGGGATGCCGGCGCCGCCTGCACGCATTTTTTCTGCCAGGGTGCCTTGGGGAGTCAGCACCACTTCGATTTCGCCGCTGAGCAGTTGCTTCTCGAACAGGGCGTTTTCACCCACGTAGGACGCGATGACTTTGCTGATCTGTTTTTCTTCCAGCAACACGCCCAGGCCGAAACCGTCGACGCCGCAATTGTTGGAAACCACGGTCAGGTCGCGGGTGCCTTTGCGCTTGATCTCGGCGATGAGGTTTTCCGGAATGCCGCACAAGCCAAAGCCACCGGAGAGTACGGTCATGCCGTCTTCCAGGCCTGCCAGCGCTTCTTCATAGGACGCCACGCGTTTATCGAAACCTGCCATATGCACCTCTTTTATTGTATGTGGGCCAGCAGACTGGAGTGTTGCGCCGATGGATTAATTTGTTAAGTTGTTTTTTAAGGTTGATTGATTTAGAAAACAGCATAGTCGTCCCGCCGCCCGGAGCAGCCTCATGACCGTTAAACAGATGCGTGCCTTTCTCGCCGTGGCCCAAAGCCTGAGTTTCGCCGCTGCTTGCGAGCGCCTGCACCTTTCCCAGTCGGCGTTGAGCCTGACCATTAAGGGCCTGGAGGAGGGCCTGGGCGGCCGCTTGTTCAGCCGCAACACGCGCAATGTCGCGCTCACGCCTGAGGGTGAGTCGTTGTTGCCGCTGGCGCGTCGCTTGATTGCCGATTGGGACAACGCCGAGGATGAGCTGCGCCAGCGCTTCACCTTGCAGCGGGGCCGGGTCACGGTGGCCGCGATGCCGTCGTTTGCAGGCAATCTGCTGCCGCCGATCCTGAAGATATTCCGCGCACGTTACCCGCAGGTGAATGTGACGGTGCACGACCTGATCAACGAGCAGGTGCTGGAGATGGTCCGCGACCGCCAGGTGGAGCTGGGCGTGGCATTCGAGCCGTCCGACGGTTCGTCGCTGGCGTTCACCCCGTTGTACCTTGACCGCTTTATTGCAGTGGTGCCGGGTGATTCACCGTTAGCTCAGTGCAGCGAAATCGACTGGCAAACCTTGCTGGAACAGCCATTCATTACCCTGCAGCGGCCTTCCACGGTGAGGGTGATGCTGGAGGAACACCTGGGCGCCTTGCAGATGAAGTTGCCGGTGGCGCTGGAAAGTCATCAATTGGCGACGGTGGGCAAGATGGTTGCCAATGGCCTGGGTGTCAGCGCTGTACCTGCGTTGTGCGCGCAGCAGATGGAAGAGGCGGGCGCCCATTGCATCACCTTGAGCAATCCGGTGATCGAGCGGCCGATTGGCGTGCTGACCAAACCTGGGCACGAACTGTCGGCGGCAGCGCAGGTGTTGTTTGATATTTTTCGCGATGAGGCCGCGAAAGGCCGCTTTCCAACTTTCTGAGCGTGCTCCAAATAAATGTGGGAGCTGGCTTGCCGGCGATAGCCAGTTAACATTCAACAAAAGTGTTGGCAGTTAAACCGTTATCGCAGGCAAGCCAGCTCCCACAGAGGGCAAGTATTACTTAGTAGTAGCGATCGACTACTTTAACTTGCGAGCTGTCTTTGAAAGACGCCCAGGCATTGTTAAGTGTGTTGAAAACTTGCTCGATAAAGTTCTCATCGGCGGCGGCCTTCTTGCCGACATAACCCTGGCCGCGGCGGTACATTTTCAGGCGCGCCGCCAGTTTGCGGTTGTTTTTATCGAACTCTTCTTCAAGGGTGTGGGGCGCCACGCAGTCGATATGAACTTGGCCCGATTTTTCGACCCACAGGATATGGTCGTCGAGTGTGTCTTTCTGCGCTGCAAACATCTCAGCCAATTCATCGATAGTGGGTTGGTTGTTCAGATTCATAATGTAAGCCCCTTGACCAGTTGGCGATCTATCAGTTGATTCCGTTAAAACTGCTTAGTTGTCTCCGGCTTCGAAAACCGGGCGTCAGTGACTGTCTGCCGAATACGGGCAGGGTCTTGAGCCTGATGCATGTAGTCTTGCTGATGAACTGCTACGCAATGGTTTCATAACGAAGACAAGCAGCGATTGAGCTCCTTGTACCGATCCTTGCAGGCCGGTCAGCTTCATCAATCTGCCTTGTGGGCAGTGCACATCCGGAAAAAACAGCTCGGCGGTCAGACGAGCTTGTTCAAAACACGTGTTACCAACACTCCCGATCCGGGAGACGTCTCGATAATGCAAGGGTAAAAAGGTTACGTCAACGGTTATGTAGTGATTTTTTTTGATCACTACATAAATCGTTGTGGGGACGGGGGAATGCGGGAAAACGTGACTTGGGCGTCATTTTTTGTGCGGTTGGTCTCGGTGGGCCGTTAGCCAATACAACGCGCGAACCCTGTGGGAGCAGGCAAGCCAGCTCCCACAATTGAATTTACAGTGTGCCTACTGTCCCAATCGCTCGACCAGCAAGGGCAACAACCGCTCGCAAGACGCCTCGATCTTCACCTGCAACAGTTCATCCCCGCGTGTCTTGCCCAGGTTAATGGCAATCACCGGCTTGCCTTGCTCCACCATCGCCTTGCACAGGCGAAACGCCGAATAAGCCATCAGCGATGAGCCCACCACCAGCAAACCCTCAGCCTGATGCACCGCAGCCATTGCCTTGGCAGCCGTTTCCGGGGCGACGTTCTCACCAAAAAACACCACGTCGGGTTTCAGTCGCTGGCCGTTGCAGTGCGGGCAGTGGGGGACTTGGAAGCGTTCTTCAAAAGCCGGATCGAGCAGCGTATCGCCATCGGGTGCTTGCACGGCATCGACGCCGGCCAGGTAAGGGTTCCGATCTTCCATCACCCGCTGGATCACATCGCGCTCGCTGCGCTGCTGGCAATCCAGGCACAGCACGCGGTGCAGGCTGCCATGCAGTTCGATCACATCCTGGCTGCCGGCCTGGTCATGCAGCGTATCGACGTTTTGCGTGATCAGCCCGCTGATGCGTTCGCGTTGCTGCAGCGTCGCCAGCGCCAGGTGGGCCTTGTTCGGCTGGGCAATGCGCACCCGTGGCCAACCCAGCATCGCCCGTGCCCAGTAACGGCGCCGTGCTTGTGGGGTGGCCAGGAATTCCTGGTACATCATCGGCGCCATGCCCCGGCGCACGCCTTCGCTGTCGCGATAATCCGGGATGCCCGACGACGTACTGATGCCCGCACCGGTCAGCACCACGAAGCGCCTTTCAGCCATCGCCCGGTACAGGGTGTCGAGGTGGTCCTCTTGATGTTCCAGCGTGCCCTGCATGGGTTCCCCTATTCGCCGCGGATGTACTGCTCCAGCTGTTTGATCAGGTCAGCTTGCTCGGCAATGGCTTCTTTCACCAAGTCACCGATGGACAGCAGGCCCAGCAGTTTGCCGTCTTCGACCACGGGCAGGTGACGCAGGTGACTGTCGGTCATGATGTTCATGCATTCTTCGACAGTTTTGTGGGTATCCACGGTGATCACAGGCGAGCTCATTACCTCATGGACTTTTGTGGTGACCGACGATAGGCCTTTGAGCATGATTTTGCGTGCGTAATCACGTTCGCTGATGATCCCGACTACCGTGCCTTCCTTGACCACCGGCAATGCCCCGACGTTTTTCTCTGACATCCGGACCAGCGCCTCAAATACCGTGTGGTCCCACTGAATGGTGTGGACGTCCTGGTTTTTCTGGTCCTTGGCTTTGAGCACTTGTGCGACGGTTTTCATGGCGGCCACTCCGGTGTTGTTGTTAGGAAGTCAGCGGGTCCCTACAGAATCCTAGACGGCCTACGCCGGAGCAAGGTCCAAAGCGGCGTTAAACCCGTCGAAAAACGTCATTTGCCGGATTTTTTCGACGTTTACCCAGCGTTTGTCGGTTTTTTAACCCGCTTGGTGCTGGCGGTTGTCTTGCGTGGCGCCGTCTTGCGCTTCTTTTTCCACGGTGTGGCACCTCGGCCCGCCGGGCTGGCCGGACCGGTGATGGTCATGCGCATGCCATTGCAGCGTGCCACTTGCTTGCTCATCCACGCCGCCTGCTTGGCGACGAATTCCTCAAGGCTCATTTCACCGCTTTG
The sequence above is a segment of the Pseudomonas sp. R76 genome. Coding sequences within it:
- a CDS encoding acetyl-CoA C-acetyltransferase, which codes for MQDVVIVAATRTAVGSFQGSLASIPAPELGAAVIRRLLEQTGLDPAQVDEVILGQVLTAGSGQNPARQASILAGLPHAVPALTLNKVCGSGLKALHLGAQAIRCGDAEVIIAGGMENMSLAPYVLPAARTGLRMGHAKMIDSMITDGLWDAFNDYHMGITAENLVDKYDISREAQDAFAAASQQKAAAAIEAGRFVDEITPILIPQRKGEPVAFAVDEQPRAGTTAESLAKLKPAFKKDGSVTAGNASSLNDGAAAVLLMSADKAKALGLPVLARIASYANAGVDPAIMGIGPVSATRRCLDKAGWSLGDLDLIEANEAFAAQSLAVGKELEWDADKVNVNGGAIAIGHPIGASGCRVLVTLLHEMIKRDAKKGLATLCIGGGQGVALALERS
- a CDS encoding CoA transferase subunit B → MALTREQMAQRVAREMQDGFYVNLGIGIPTLVANYIPEGMEVMLQSENGLLGMGPFPTEETIDADMINAGKQTVTARIGASIFSSAESFAMIRGGHVDLTVLGAFEVDVHGNIASWMIPGKLVKGMGGAMDLVAGAENIIVIMTHASKDGESKLLSQCSLPLTGAKCIKRVLTDLAYLEIENGAFVLKERAPGVSVEEIVSKTAGKLIVPDHVPEMHFQ
- a CDS encoding CoA transferase subunit A; translated protein: MAGFDKRVASYEEALAGLEDGMTVLSGGFGLCGIPENLIAEIKRKGTRDLTVVSNNCGVDGFGLGVLLEEKQISKVIASYVGENALFEKQLLSGEIEVVLTPQGTLAEKMRAGGAGIPAFFTATGVGTPVAEGKETREFNGRPYLMEESITGDFAIVKGWKADHFGNVIYRHTAQNFNPLAATAGKITVVEVEEIVEPGELDPAQIHTPGIYVDRIICGTFEKRIEQRTVRK
- a CDS encoding LysR family transcriptional regulator; this encodes MTVKQMRAFLAVAQSLSFAAACERLHLSQSALSLTIKGLEEGLGGRLFSRNTRNVALTPEGESLLPLARRLIADWDNAEDELRQRFTLQRGRVTVAAMPSFAGNLLPPILKIFRARYPQVNVTVHDLINEQVLEMVRDRQVELGVAFEPSDGSSLAFTPLYLDRFIAVVPGDSPLAQCSEIDWQTLLEQPFITLQRPSTVRVMLEEHLGALQMKLPVALESHQLATVGKMVANGLGVSAVPALCAQQMEEAGAHCITLSNPVIERPIGVLTKPGHELSAAAQVLFDIFRDEAAKGRFPTF
- a CDS encoding NAD-dependent protein deacetylase, whose amino-acid sequence is MQGTLEHQEDHLDTLYRAMAERRFVVLTGAGISTSSGIPDYRDSEGVRRGMAPMMYQEFLATPQARRRYWARAMLGWPRVRIAQPNKAHLALATLQQRERISGLITQNVDTLHDQAGSQDVIELHGSLHRVLCLDCQQRSERDVIQRVMEDRNPYLAGVDAVQAPDGDTLLDPAFEERFQVPHCPHCNGQRLKPDVVFFGENVAPETAAKAMAAVHQAEGLLVVGSSLMAYSAFRLCKAMVEQGKPVIAINLGKTRGDELLQVKIEASCERLLPLLVERLGQ
- a CDS encoding CBS domain-containing protein, which encodes MKTVAQVLKAKDQKNQDVHTIQWDHTVFEALVRMSEKNVGALPVVKEGTVVGIISERDYARKIMLKGLSSVTTKVHEVMSSPVITVDTHKTVEECMNIMTDSHLRHLPVVEDGKLLGLLSIGDLVKEAIAEQADLIKQLEQYIRGE